In the genome of Miscanthus floridulus cultivar M001 unplaced genomic scaffold, ASM1932011v1 os_999_1, whole genome shotgun sequence, the window ctctctttacattatcgcaaactagttgacaagctctttagtgtagctagttgtgagagcttgcttgcttgattagtgtggctctttagttagcttttgagagcacactaacatagagtagtatcatagctattgtgtggataaatactatctaaactagaattgtggtaggtggcttgctttttgagtaggctagagcaacacttgcttcgcctcataattgtctaaccattttgttaagtattgttgtagaaattttattaggctattcaccccccctctagccattaggacctttcagctggatCTGTTGTTTGCCTTGCACTATATCAAATCAGTTATTCAGTCACCACAGAAGTAAAGAAAATATAGCAAAGTAACTTCAGCACAAGGACACTTATGGTTTGGTTTGAcgattcaatttcttgaaccggcggtgcCAGCCTGAGCCTCCGGGCATAGCCACGGGGTCGACTCCCATGTTCAGTGGGGGAATTATCGGCTCTTCTTCGGTCAGCCTTGGTTCTGCCTGCTGCTCCGGGTCTGCTACCACTTGTTGCTTGGGGACTCCCGTTGCTCACCCTGCGGGGACTTCCGTCGTCTGCTGCATAGAAATTCCCTCCGCTCGCTGCTCAGGGACTCTCCTTGTCGGTGCTTCATGGACTTCTTCGCCTATCCCAGGTTGTTCCTCCACGCGTGGGCTGTGTGGAGGCTCTTTCATGCTCGTGGGAGGGTTCATGAGAATCTCATCATCGTTAGACCAATCGTACACCATGGTCCTTCATGTTCTATTGGTCTGATCATCGTCAGGTGAGATGCCACCAGGTTTGCGGGGAGCAATAGCCactgttttcctcttcttttggGCCGGCTCATCTGCCACCGGCCTCTTCCCCTGGATTTTCGCCGACACCAGGGGAGGACTCTCCATCCAACCAGTATCCATACCTCCGGACTCCGAGGAGACGCTAACAGAGCTTTATTCAGGTTGAACTGGTTGCCATGCATCCACTAACGGTGGCCAATCGTTTCTTGGCATGCCCGAGAAATACATTGCCctgtcctgcgaatggatcttcacatgagtaggatcagtttattgctcgGTAAATGACAACATATAAAAAAACTTCTCAGAAACACACAGTCGAGATattcacctgaggaggcagattcttgtaGTTGAAGGGCTTTATGTACCCTGACAACCTAAAGGAGGCTAGCAGAGCGAATAGCTCGGTAGTCCGCTCTTCGATGATGTTCCTAGACAGTATTTCTGGCCTCTCtcgggtaccgtcggtctcccctttgaattcaaagcctgggtgcaccctctctttatagggctaaatgcggcgcactatgaaacttgtcgccaccaatccgccattggtcttcACGCCTTTTATCAAGCCGAGGAGTTCATTGACTTGCTCCATATCATCCTTGCTCGGCAGCTCTGACCAACTCCTCTGGCTTTCTAGGATGTGGTCAGTGTTACAGCGAACCActgggtggctttgtttcatgtagaaccatctggtgttccaccccttcagcaatGTGTTAAGCGGTATGGTAAGGTATTCACTCGCTATTCCATCCCATAGCTGGAGatacaccccgccgaccaccttggaaccagcgccgcctctcttctttagccagaataggtgacggaaaagattgaagtggggtaggattctaaggtatgcctcacaaaagtggatgaagattgaaatgtgcaaaatggtattggggtggagattgcacagagtaaccccccagagctccaatagatccctcagaaatgggtgaacaggaaaccctaacccgcGCTAGAAATAGTCCTCGAATACCACTGCTTCGTCAGTATGAGGTGTTggaaaggactcaccgagggctggccgccatccggcggtagcACGGTCGGGGAGAACACCAGCTTCCACCAATCGGTTTAGCTCCGCTTCTCTTGttcgcgatggcacccactcctcgtcgcgtcGGGCCACAGTGTACGTCTTCTTGGGACTCATCTTCTTTGATTTCGTAGCTCCtttcttcggtgccatctctcagatctggttagggtttggtggcggaGGCAAATGCGGTTGCGGATTCGACGGAGAGAGAGATGAGAAGGAAGATGAAGTGCAAAAGGTGGGAACGGGGTATGCGGcggcactattatataggattttccccaccgttccgcattcaagggttttttgggaaccgttcccgcgatctacGATGCTCCAATTTCTCTGATGCGAcaaatgggccgttacctgggcttctaCGCAATCGtagcccatgtcgctcatttatcgctgccatCAGTTGCTACTCGCTGAAATAtcaccgacttctccgccatttattgaggctcagtaaccaacactgtacagccgttactccggttttttctccacggtttgattttTCCGATGTCTCCGCTTGCAGCTTGGGGACTGGTTGTCTACTCCACTTATCTTTGATTATTTTTtagtttttgaccctggcaccacatgactacatcatctgctatcaggctcggggactaagtgggcacacttcaccttgcggtgaatgtgctttctctatttttgggccatgcccgaggactggctgcctgctcggctggtttttctACTATTTTtctagtttctgaccctagcaccacatgactacatcatctgctatcaggctcggggactaagtgggcacacttcacctagcggtgagtgTGCGGAATTTTTTCTCGATGACTACATGCATATAGAAGCATATTGACTCCTACTGCTTTGTTtgaactctaagtgggcacacttggtccactatgaagcaattttttattctgaacttgagctccttacacccttatggcaagccatacttgggtcacactgctcggcgacaggtcacgctgctcggcgatggttcacgttgctcggcgacaggtcacactgctcggcgatggtacacgctgctcggcgatggttcacgctgctcagcGACGGTTCATGCTGCTCGACAATTCAACATGGTGGTTGGAccgtgagtttgactgctcgacgTTATCTGCACCTGCTTGACgagctcaagatggtgttgcgcaatgggtacaaggcgctcggggactagctgtggggtgtacgacctcggatacccacggcaggccacatgggctgtgcccctaggggtggcccagcccacaagacgaagccttgcagggcacgactctgctcggcgcctatcacaagacaccgggaagatatcctgaagatactatgagatctgttaggatatgtatgatcccaagattcctataattagttattactttccggttatctctcagatctaaccgacttgtaaccttgcctcccggactatataaggcgggtagggaccccctctaaaatcatggcatatcatacgatagctaatacaaaccaatagaccataggagtagggtattacgtcatactgacggcctaaacctgtctaactcgtgtgtctctattgccttcttgttcttgatttcacgcttctctgccgatcaatctaccttcgtgggttacccctcggaggactgctaacgatattctgtcgacatgaGTGCTCCTTGAGAGTCGTACCTATGGCGGGTATAGGTTAGTGGTACAGATTCTGGGGTAGAGAACCTTCGTGGGGCGAACCCCTAGAATAGAGGTGTTGTTGAAGCACGAGGCGCTGGTAGCCTTGAGAAGTTGTCTTGTTTGGTCACCCTAAGGACCTATATGTTCTAGGAACTGGTTCATAGGAACCATTACACACCACTCGCTCATGTGGGTGGGAGACAGATGTGGACTAACCTGGGCGATGCCACTACTGCCAGGTTGTAGTGGACAGTGTAGGGAGGTAGGGTGTTTGGCGAAAGGGCCTCTAGCCTAGTGGTTAGAGCACCTTAGTACTACCCAGCAGACCTTGGTTTGACTCCCCGTGGGAGTGAATTATATAGGTCtagaataaaaaaatatataaaaataggTTGGGGTTTCCCCTACTAACTTCGGTCAAAAAAAGGTAGGGTGTTTGGACCCAATCCTCCTAAGACGCGTAGTGACCTTGGCAGCCCAGCATTGCGTTTCATAGTCTTAGTGTGTCGGTGGACTCCGGGGTGCCTTAGGGCTAAGTGGTAGGGTGGTATCGTCAAATTGGAAAGCAACCCAGAATCATCCTAGGCGGGGCACTGCCGATGATGGTGGTCTTGTGGACCTAGTGTAAACCTCCGCAGAGTTTCTGGTCGATTGATCAATACATAGTCTTTCTTTTACGGCTATGCTGGACCTTTCCTATGTTACTGCTTCACTTGACTAGCgagaggagtcctttcttcttccccctaGGTTGTTTTTGGATTCCGGCATGAGCCGATGAGGCAAGGTATGAGAGGGAGTCGTACTTGTTGCCTAGAGAGtaagagtgtggtgagatgtatGGATGgacatgtggatgagatgggttaaaacttgtgaaataattataaaatattgatgaactaCCCATAGGAAGACTACAGCCACAAATAggttcttttgctctacccttgcattccactaccacaaaagCAACGCAAAGCATAGGGTCGAAGCCAATGGCCAGTACAAGTCGTACTGAAAGTTATTTGGCAGGCGCTGAGTACGACGACCAGGCCGATAGAGAGGATTAGAGGTATTCGTTCTATGCTCGAGTTTGCCTATGGAGGAGACGCCTTCGCCCGCTAGATGCTCCTCCTACTCTAATGATATTTTGGATGATGTGTGACTCTAATGATTCTGCCAAGTGGCATTGTAACAAATGATTAAACCTTTATATTTGTACTTCTAAGACATGTAtttgatgtatgactgtgatatcagCTGTTATTTGGATAATGTGATGGCATGATCTCCTGGGACTATCACATTACAATTTGTATCGGTGGATTTTCCTTCGTGGAAATCGTGGATCGTTACAGAAAGCTCCTGATTGCATCCAAAGAGCTCCATGTATTGGTTCTCGAATTATTTGGCTCCTCCAAAGCAGAAAATTTCACTCTTATGATAGTTGCTCGAATGCACAAAGCAGTAGCTTCATGTTTTGAGCCTTCTCCGGGTTATGTTCCATAAAGAGGATCGTGTCATCGACGTATTGTAGTATGGGTAGCCCACCATCTACTAGGTGTGGCACCACACCACCCACTTGACCATCTGTTTTGCTCTCTCGATAAAAATTGCAACCATATTGGCAACAATGTCAAAGAGTATCAGAGATAGGAGACCACCTTGTCGAAGACCTTTTTTCGTTTGGAAGTAAGGTCCTGTCTCATCATTAACATTGATTGCCACGCTTCCACCTGATACGAAGAAATTAACCCACTCAATCCATTTGGGTGAGAAGCCTTCCATCTGAAGCATTTGCAATAAGAATGACCAGCGCACTTTGTCATAGGTGCAACTCATTTGAGTTGAACTACTAAGGTGCATGCAAATTAAACACCCACCTTCCTATCAGTGCCATCGTCTCCACGCTCATACACTAGTTAAGTCTTCACCACCTCCTAGTCGTAGTCATGGACCATGACTTGATAccgccctgccctgccctgccctgccctgccccgGCCCGCATGCACCCGCGTAGGCCTCGCCTCTCCCTGTCGCAAGTCAACTTGCCTCGCCCCGCTCGCAGCACCAAGACAAGCCGATGATTAAGAATCTGAATCTGTCGATTCACTCAATCATTAACTCCCTCTGAAAACCATGAAACCAGGATTCCTGTTCCTGCGGATAATACGAGCGCCAGCGCAATGGGAATCGACGAATAAGCTTGACCTGGCCTTGCCGTGAGCCGGCGTGAGATGGTGAGGCGGCCATGGTAATGATCGCCGCGGGAGAGGCTGGCGAGGGAGGGAAAGCGCCAGTGCCAGACGAGCAGGTGGCGCTGGAGCACGTCGTGGTTGACGTTGACGACTGCTGGGCACCGGCCGATCAGGAGCGACAGGGGCCCGGGTGTCGGATCTGCCACCTGGCCGACGGCGACGGGCACGGTGAGCTGCCCGAGCGGCTGGTGTGGCTCGGCTGCGGTTGCCGCGGCGAGCTGGCGGCGGCGCATCACCGCTGTGCCGAGGCGTGGTTCTACGTCCGGGGCAACAGGTACGCATTTCCATGAAGGGTCTCCGTTCTCAACTTCAGCTCATCTTGACTTGCCATTGCAAGTTTGCTACTAGTCCGTGCTCCATAGCATCGTCAGTTTCAGTTCTTGACTTTCCATGAAGTATCAACTTTTAGAGAACTTAGGACCTAAGTCTCAGAACTACTTCGACAATAATTAATCATGTTGGCAATCATATAACAGAATACAAAAGGAATCTTTGCTAGCTAAGAAAAAGGAATGAAGATAGGCAATCATGTTGGAATGTTCTGTTGTGACTTGTGACAACACCTAGTTGGGAGAACTGAACGATGGGGTTGGTGAACAGTAATAACAATGGCTGGCAGTTCTTTTTTATGCTAGTTTCAGCGTTTCACTGTATTTCTCATGAGACTACCTGAAGTCCTGAACACTGTTACCAATCAGTTAATAAGAAATCAATTTGGTTTGGTGGTATATATGAGGCTAAAGAGTGTTTCGCCGGTGGATTGTATATTTTGCCTGAAATCCTGAACCTGAAAATCTGCTGTACCATGGCTGCCTGTTGTTGCAGGCGTTGCGAGATCTGTGGCGAGAACGCGATGAACatcaccggcggcggcggtggcggcaagcAGTTCATACGGCAGTGGCAGGACACGGCGGCCGTCGATGGTGGAGGCTCAACCAAGGCATGCGGTGGCTTCTGCAGGAGCCAGACGTTCTGCAACTTGCTGATTGTGTTGCTCATCATCGCGTGCCTGTTGCCGTGGTTCTTCCATAACCACCTGATTTGAAATCGTTTTTAAGAGAATTTGAAATCTGCAAGGTGTTTCATGCGCGCTGCCTTTGGAGTGATTGTGAAGCCACGGCTGTGGACCGGCGCaggtctttttttcttctttttggaAAATGGGGGCATCTCCGGCTTCTGCTAATGCATGTAGCCATGTTGGCTCGTGTTGCGAGTCCTGCTTTTtcagccaacaatatttttttcttacaacaaatcagtcaataatactttcagccatgacttatcagccaagtgaaCGGGGCCTTACAAAATTTGTAACTTCAGTTATCCGGCTTCTGCTAGTGCACACAGTTTCATTTTTGTTACCAAGTTTTTAGCTACCCAGCTAATATGAGGAGATAAAATTATAAATTAGTGGGTTGCATTGCATCGTGAGTATATTAGATAGAGGAATCTGCTTAGCCCTCGTTTAGTTGCCGGATTCGGCAGTGGCAAAATCACCGTGCCAacactgtagcgcactgtagtatttcgtttagatttggtaataattgtccaagcgttgactaattaggctcaaaacgttcgtctcgcaaagtaccaccaaactgtgcaattagtttttgatttcgtcaacatttaatactccatgcatataccgcaagtttgatgtgacggggaatattctttttgcatagtgccaaagtttgcatttttgggtaactaaacacccccttagaTGGTTAGGTTCTTGGGATACCAACAAAAGTTATAAATTGACGTGTGTGCTCATATTATCCAGTTGctagatactccctccgttccataaAAAAAATGGCTATGTGACTCGTGCTGGCCAAACTTGGTTAAACAATACGGCACTCCTAGCATCTAGACGTCCAAACGAACGTCACGCCGCGGTTGCAGTCCGTTTTCGCGCGTCCACACATGGGCCCGTGCCGTCCAGACATCGCTCGCCCGTGCCTACATCTCGCGCACCCACAGGGGGCCCACACCGCGCGTCCGCTGGGACCGCTCACGCCCCCTCCCGCTTCATCCCATATgaaacacccgatctacttttaaaacatgcagatgcaacatttacaacatacaaaaaaaaaaagacagatgaaacacttgaaatatgcgtCTGAAACACATGAAAAACACTTATGCAGCATCCATatataacacttgcaacatatgtgtgaaacatatacaacatccaaataaacacacttgcaacatacattaaaaaagaaataaaacattgggaacagacgcttgcaacatatgcaacatcccgatctagttTTGCAGCATCCGtatgaaataattgcaacatacctctaaaacatctgaaacatctgaactgtgcgcttgcaacatgcatcgtaTCCTAGTGTGGCATCCTCCGCCATCTGCATCGGGGCATCGCAGCCGTAGCAGGAAGCGAGGCTGAAGGGCTTCCGCGCCAGGGCCCAGTGCTTCTCCTTGCACTGGCAGTGGTTGTCGGCGTCGTCGGGCGGGGTGGGGCAGGGCAGGCAGAGCAGGAGCAGCGGGACGGGCGACGGAGCAGCGGCAGGTGCAGCGAGGCGAGCGTGCAAAGCAGcggtaggagtaggtgtaggagCAGTGATGGCGGAGCAGGAGCATGAGCAGGTGGGGCAGGCGGCGGGAGCAACGGAAGGGAC includes:
- the LOC136535503 gene encoding uncharacterized protein gives rise to the protein MVMIAAGEAGEGGKAPVPDEQVALEHVVVDVDDCWAPADQERQGPGCRICHLADGDGHGELPERLVWLGCGCRGELAAAHHRCAEAWFYVRGNRRCEICGENAMNITGGGGGGKQFIRQWQDTAAVDGGGSTKACGGFCRSQTFCNLLIVLLIIACLLPWFFHNHLI